One window of the Thamnophis elegans isolate rThaEle1 chromosome 6, rThaEle1.pri, whole genome shotgun sequence genome contains the following:
- the LOC116510783 gene encoding protocadherin alpha-3-like, with translation MLTWPKGLLQLLLLHTVWKMGSGQLHYSVLEESQHGTFVGRISQDLGLEVSELVPRMFRMLSKGEKDYFEVNLQNGILFVNSRIDREELCAKNADCVLHLEVIVEKPLRFFHVEVEIKDINDNAPIFSTMEKILSISELITGTQFSLEEASDADIGTNALITYKLSPSKHFALDTGNDEDESKSVVLVLKVPLDREESPVHHLVLTATDGGEPKLTGTVQLVINVLDVNDNPPVFNQSVYRIKLLENTASGSLVITLNATDLDEGINREISYFFIDSLALHVTKIFGMNSDTGEIRVIGKLDYEESKFYELPIVAEDKGNSQLSGHCKVLIEVLDMNDNIPELSVNSLSVPLPEDSPPGTVVAILSASDRDSGTNGQINCFLWPTGVPFKLELTFKNYYSLIVGTPLDREQVAEYRMVVTVEDQGVPPLSSSMTLLVPISDINDNAPTFTQPSYTVFVKENNPPGAHIFTISASDPDIVENGLITYWIDEKLWPLSSYISVHSENGKLYALQSLDYEELKLLEFQVRAKDAGIPSLCGNATVQVFVMDENDNAPAVSTSSEENLIILVVPVMPGHIVGKIHALDADSGYNAWLRYELVEESNSLWTVGQYSGEVSTKYSLDDSESSKIQSVLVLVKDHGKLQLSTTATLSVSLVTSGQTIKTDINLQRSGESFVPLVDSINVYLIIAICSVSSLFLLATLIYVALRCHCKTKEPMVYGPGMATLVCASEVGSWSYSNRHSHILAGVSAEAGAKSDLMIFSPNIPVFADNGELINRVDAPPDFAKKYLQCYTF, from the exons ATGCTTACCTGGCCGAAGGGGCTGCtgcagctgcttctgctccacacCGTCTGGAAAATGGGGAGCGGCCAGCTCCATtattctgtgctggaggaatccCAGCACGGCACCTTCGTGGGCCGCATCTCCCAGgatttggggttggaggtgagtGAGCTGGTGCCTCGGATGTTCCGGATGCTGTCCAAAGGAGAGAAGGACTATTTTGAGGTAAACCTGCAGAATGGGATCTTGTTTGTAAATTCCCGGATAGACAGGGAGGAGCTGTGTGCCAAGAATGCAGACTGTGTCCTTCATCTGGAGGTGATTGTGGAGAAACCTCTGCGGTTCTTCCATGTGGAGGTTGAAATCAAAGACATTAATGACAATGCTCCCATCTTCTCTACCATGGAAAAGATCCTGAGCATATCAGAACTGATAACAGGTACTCAATTCTCCTTAGAGGAAGCCTCTGATGCAGATATTGGTACTAATGCTCTGATAACATACAAGCTCAGCCCAAGCAAACATTTTGCTCTTGATACAGGAAATGATGAAGATGAGAGTAAATCTGTAGTTCTTGTCCTGAAGGTTCCACTTGACAGAGAGGAGAGCCCTGTGCATCATTTAGTACTGACAGCCACTGATGGGGGTGAACCAAAACTCACAGGAACTGTTCAACTAGTCATCAATGTGCTGGATGTCAATGACAACCCTCCTGTGTTTAACCAATCTGTTTACAGGATAAAGTTGCTAGAAAATACAGCTAGTGGGTCATTAGTTATTACTCTGAATGCAACAGACTTAGATGAAGGGATTAATAGggaaatttcttatttttttattgataGCCTAGCTCTTCATGTCACAAAGATATTTGGCATGAATTCAGATACTGGGGAAATTAGAGTGATTGGAAAATTGGATTATGAAGAAAGCAAGTTCTATGAACTTCCAATTGTAGCAGAAGATAAAGGCAATTCTCAATTATCAGGGCACTGTAAAGTTCTCATTGAAGTTTTGGACATGAATGATAATATTCCAGAATTATCTGTGAATTCTCTCTCTGTGCCATTGCCAGAGGACTCCCCTCCAGGGACTGTAGTAGCCATCCTCAGTGCTTCTGACAGGGATTCTGGCACCAATGGACAAATAAACTGTTTCCTCTGGCCCACTGGAGTACCCTTCAAACTCGAGTTAACATTCAAGAATTACTATTCCCTAATTGTTGGAACACCTTTGGATAGGGAGCAAGTGGCTGAATACAGGATGGTTGTGACAGTGGAAGATCAAGGCGTTCCACCACTGTCTTCTAGCATGACACTCTTAGTGCCTATTAGTGACATAAATGACAATGCTCCAACTTTCACACAGCCCTCCTATACAGTCTTTGTGAAGGAGAACAATCCCCCTGGTGCTCACATCTTCACAATATCTGCTTCAGACCCAGACATAGTTGAGAATGGTCTGATCACCTATTGGATAGATGAGAAGCTCTGGCCATTGTCAAGCTACATCTCTGTACATTCGGAGAATGGAAAACTTTATGCTTTGCAGTCCTTGGACTATGAGGAGTTGAAACTGCTGGAGTTCCAGGTGAGAGCCAAGGATGCTGGAATCCCCTCCTTATGTGGCAATGCGACAGTTCAAGTCTTTGTGATGGATGAGAATGACAACGCACCTGCTGTGTCAACATCATCAGAAGAGAACCTTATTATTTTAGTGGTCCCGGTGATGCCTGGGCATATTGTGGGCAAGATCCATGCCTTGGATGCGGATTCTGGATACAATGCATGGCTAAGGTATGAACTGGTTGAAGAAAGCAATAGTCTATGGACTGTGGGGCAGTATAGTGGTGAGGTGAGTACCAAATATTCTCTGGATGATTCAGAAAGCAGCAAAATCCAGAGTGTTCTTGTTCTTGTGAAAGATCATGGAAAACTTCAATTGTCAACCACAGCCACCTTGAGTGTTTCACTTGTGACAAGTGGTCAGACAATCAAAACCGATATTAACCTTCAAAGGTCAGGGGAGAGCTTTGTTCCCCTGGTGGACTCGATCAACGTCTATCTGATCATTGCCATCTGCTCTGTTTCCAGCCTCTTCCTGCTGGCCACTCTCATCTACGTGGCCCTGCGTTGCCACTGTAAGACAAAGGAACCCATGGTTTATGGCCCTGGTATGGCCACCCTGGTCTGTGCCAGCGAGGTGGGCAGCTGGTCCTATTCCAATCGGCACAGCCATATCCTGGCAGGTGTGAGCGCAGAGGCTGGTGCCAAGAGCGATCTCATGATTTTCAGTCCCAATATACCTGTCTTTGCAGATAATGGGGAACTTATCAATAGGGTTGATGCGCCTCCGGATTTTGCTAAAAAG TATCTGCAGTGTTACACTTTTTGA
- the LOC116510784 gene encoding protocadherin alpha-5-like: MLTWPKGLLQLLLLHIAWKMGSGQLHYSVLEESQHGTFVGRIAQDLGLEVSELVPRMFRMLSKGEKDYFEVNLQNGILFVNSRIDREELCAKNADCVLHLEVIVEKPLRFFHVEVEIKDLNDNAPIFSAREQILSVAELTTASGTQFPLEGASDADIGINALITYKLSPSNHFALDTGNDEDESKSVVLVLKVPLDREESPVHHLVLTATDGGDPKLTGTVQLVINVLDVNDNPPVFNQSVYRVKLLENTVIGSLVITLNATDLDVGINREISYFFSNKAPPHVTKLFSINADIGEIRVIGKLDYEESKFYELPIVAEDKGSSPLSGHCKVLIEVLDMNDNIPELSVNSLSVPLPEDSPPGTVVAIISASDRDSGNNGQITCFLWPTGVPFKLESTFKNYYSLIVGTSLDREQVTEYRMVVTVEDQGVPPLSSSMTLLVPISDINDNAPTFTQPSYTVFVKENNPPGAHIFTISAADPDIAENGLITYWIDEKLWPLSSYISVHSENGKLYALQSLDYEELKLLEFQVRAKDAGLPSLCGNATVQVFVMDENDNAPVVSRSSEENLILLVVPVMPGHIVGKIHALDADSGYNAWLRYELVEESNSLWTVGQYSGEVSTKYSLDDSEGSKIQSVLVVVKDHGKLQLSTTATLSVSLVTSGQTIKTDINVQRSGESFVPLVDSINVYLIIAICSVSSLFLLATLIYVALRCHCKTKEPMVYGPGMATLVCASEVGSWSYSNRHSHILAGVSTEAGAKSDLMIFSPNIPVFADNGELINGVDAPPDFAKKV, encoded by the exons ATGCTTACCTGGCCGAAGGGGCTGCtgcagctgcttctgctccacatCGCCTGGAAAATGGGGAGCGGCCAGCTCCATtattctgtgctggaggaatccCAGCATGGCACCTTTGTGGGCCGCATCGCCCAGgatttggggttggaggtgagtGAGCTGGTGCCTCGGATGTTCCGGATGCTGTCCAAAGGAGAGAAGGACTATTTTGAGGTAAACCTGCAGAATGGGATCTTGTTTGTAAATTCCCGGATAGACAGGGAGGAGCTGTGTGCCAAGAATGCAGACTGTGTCCTTCATCTGGAGGTGATTGTGGAGAAACCTCTGCGGTTCTTCCATGTGGAGGTTGAAATCAAAGACCTGAATGACAATGCTCCCATCTTTTCAGCCAGGGAACAGATCCTGAGCGTAGCAGAATTGACAACAGCATCTGGAACCCAATTCCCTTTAGAGGGAGCCTCTGATGCAGATATTGGTATTAACGCTTTGATAACATACAAGCTCAGCCCAAGCAACCATTTTGCTCTTGATACAGGAAATGATGAAGATGAGAGTAAATCTGTAGTTCTTGTATTGAAGGTTCCTCTTGACAGAGAGGAGAGCCCTGTGCATCATTTAGTACTGACAGCCACTGATGGGGGTGATCCAAAACTCACAGGAACTGTTCAGCTAGTCATCAATGTGCTGGATGTCAATGACAACCCTCCTGTGTTTAACCAATCTGTTTACAGGGTAAAGTTGCTAGAAAACACAGTCATTGGGTCATTAGTTATTACTCTGAATGCAACAGACTTAGATGTGGGGATTAATAGGGAAATCTCTTATTTTTTTAGTAATAAAGCACCTCCACATGTCACAAAGCTATTTAGCATAAATGCTGATATTGGGGAAATTAGAGTGATTGGAAAATTGGATTATGAAGAAAGCAAGTTCTATGAACTTCCAATTGTAGCAGAAGATAAAGGCAGCTCTCCATTATCAGGACACTGTAAAGTTCTCATTGAAGTGTTGGACATGAATGATAATATTCCAGAATTATCTGTGAATTCTCTCTCTGTGCCATTGCCAGAGGACTCCCCTCCAGGAACTGTGGTAGCCATCATCAGTGCTTCTGACAGGGATTCTGGCAACAATGGACAGATAACCTGTTTCCTCTGGCCCACTGGAGTACCCTTCAAACTTGAGTCCACATTCAAGAATTACTACTCCCTAATTGTTGGAACATCTTTGGATAGGGAGCAGGTGACTGAGTACAGGATGGTTGTGACAGTGGAAGATCAAGGCGTTCCACCACTGTCTTCTAGCATGACCCTCTTAGTGCCTATTAGTGACATAAATGACAATGCTCCAACTTTCACACAGCCCTCCTATACAGTCTTTGTGAAGGAGAACAATCCCCCTGGTGCTCACATCTTCACAATATCTGCTGCAGACCCAGACATAGCTGAGAATGGTCTGATCACCTATTGGATAGATGAGAAGCTCTGGCCATTGTCAAGCTACATCTCTGTACATTCGGAGAATGGAAAACTTTATGCGTTGCAGTCCTTGGACTATGAGGAGTTGAAACTGCTGGAGTTCCAGGTGAGAGCCAAGGATGCTGGACTTCCCTCCTTATGTGGCAATGCAACTGTTCAAGTCTttgtaatggatgagaatgacAATGCACCTGTTGTGTCAAGATCATCAGAAGAGAACCTGATTCTTCTAGTGGTCCCTGTGATGCCTGGGCATATTGTAGGCAAGATCCATGCCTTGGATGCGGATTCTGGATACAATGCATGGCTAAGGTATGAACTGGTTGAAGAAAGCAATAGTCTATGGACTGTGGGGCAGTATAGTGGTGAGGTGAGTACCAAATATTCTCTGGATGATTCAGAAGGCAGCAAAATCCAGAGTGTCCTTGTTGTTGTGAAAGATCATGGAAAACTTCAATTGTCAACCACAGCCACCTTGAGTGTTTCACTTGTGACAAGTGGTCAGACAATCAAAACCGATATTAACGTTCAAAGATCAGGGGAGAGCTTTGTTCCCCTGGTGGACTCGATCAACGTCTATCTGATCATTGCCATCTGCTCTGTTTCCAGCCTCTTCCTGCTGGCCACTCTCATCTACGTGGCCCTGCGTTGCCACTGTAAGACAAAGGAACCCATGGTTTATGGCCCTGGTATGGCCACCCTGGTCTGTGCCAGTGAAGTGGGCAGCTGGTCCTATTCCAATCGTCACAGCCACATCCTGGCAGGTGTGAGCACAGAGGCTGGTGCCAAGAGCGATCTTATGATTTTCAGTCCCAATATTCCTGTCTTTGCAGATAATGGGGAACTTATCAATGGGGTGGATGCGCCTCCAGATTTTGCTAAAAAG GTTTAG
- the LOC116510782 gene encoding protocadherin alpha-5-like, which produces MLTWPKGLLQLLLLHTVWKMGSGQLHYSVLEESQHGTFVGRISQDLGLEVSELVPRMFRMLSKGEKDYFEVNLQNGILFVNSRIDREELCAKNTDCVLHLEVIVEKPLRFFHVEVEIKDINDNAPIFSAREQILSIAEFITASGTQFPLEGASDADIGTNALLTYKLSPSNHFSFDSGNDEDESKSVVLVLKVPLDREESPVHHLVLTATDGGEPKLTGTVQLVINVLDVNDNPPVFNQSVYRVKLLENTASGSLVIALNATDLDEGINREISYFFSNKAPPHVRKLFSINADIGEIRVIGKLDYEESKFYELPIVAEDKGNSQLSGHCKVLIEVLDMNDNIPELSVNSLSVPLPEDSPPGTVVAILSASDRDSGNNGQITCFLWPTGVPFKLESTFKNYYSLIVGTPLDREQVAEYRMIVTVEDQGVPPLSSSLTLLVSLSDINDNAPAFTQSFYTVFVKENNPPGAHIFTISAADPDIAENGLITYWIDEKLWPLSSYISVHSENGKLYALQSLDYEELKLLEFQVRAKDTGLPSLCGNATVQVFVMDENDNAPVVSRSSEENLILLVVPVMPGHVVGKIHALDADSGYNAWLRYELVEESNSLWTVGQYSGEVSTKYSLDDSEGSKIHSVLVLVKDHGKPQLSATATLSVSLVTSGQTIKTDINLQRSGESFVPLVDSINVYLIIAICSVSSLFLLATLIYVALRCHCKIKEPMVYGPGMATLVCASEVGSWSYSNRHSHILAGVSAEAGAKSDLMIFSPNIPVFADNGALINGVDVPPDFAKKV; this is translated from the exons ATGCTTACCTGGCCGAAGGGGCTGCtgcagctgcttctgctccacacCGTCTGGAAAATGGGGAGCGGCCAGCTCCATtattctgtgctggaggaatccCAGCACGGCACCTTTGTGGGCCGCATCTCCCAGgatttggggttggaggtgagtGAGCTGGTGCCTCGGATGTTCCGGATGCTGTCCAAAGGAGAGAAGGACTATTTTGAGGTAAACCTGCAGAATGGGATCTTGTTTGTAAATTCCCGGATAGACAGGGAGGAGCTGTGTGCCAAGAATACAGACTGTGTCCTTCATCTGGAGGTGATTGTAGAGAAACCTCTGAGGTTCTTCCATGTGGAGGTTGAAATCAAAGACATTAATGACAATGCTCCCATCTTTTCAGCCAGGGAACAGATCCTGAGCATAGCAGAATTCATAACAGCATCTGGAACCCAATTCCCTTTAGAGGGAGCCTCTGATGCAGATATTGGTACTAACGCTTTGTTAACCTACAAGCTCAGCCCAAGCaaccatttttcttttgattcAGGAAATGATGAAGATGAGAGTAAATCTGTAGTTCTTGTACTGAAGGTTCCACTTGACAGAGAGGAGAGCCCTGTGCATCATTTAGTACTGACAGCCACGGATGGGGGAGAACCAAAACTCACAGGAACTGTTCAGCTAGTCATCAATGTGCTGGATGTCAATGACAACCCTCCTGTGTTTAACCAATCTGTTTACAGGGTAAAGTTGCTAGAAAATACAGCTAGTGGGTCATTAGTTATTGCTCTGAATGCAACAGACTTAGATGAAGGGATTAATAGAGAAATCTCTTATTTTTTTAGTAATAAAGCACCTCCACATGTCAGGAAGTTATTTAGTATAAATGCTGATATTGGGGAAATTAGAGTGATTGGAAAATTGGATTATGAAGAAAGCAAGTTCTATGAACTTCCAATTGTAGCAGAAGATAAAGGCAATTCTCAATTATCAGGGCACTGTAAAGTTCTCATTGAAGTTTTGGACATGAATGATAATATTCCAGAATTATCTGTGAATTCTCTCTCTGTGCCATTGCCAGAGGACTCCCCTCCAGGGACTGTGGTAGCCATCCTCAGTGCTTCTGACAGGGATTCTGGCAACAATGGACAGATAACCTGTTTCCTCTGGCCCACTGGAGTACCCTTCAAACTTGAGTCCACATTCAAGAATTACTACTCCCTAATTGTTGGAACACCTTTGGATAGGGAGCAGGTTGCTGAATACAGGATGATTGTGACAGTGGAAGATCAAGGCGTTCCACCACTGTCTTCCAGTCTCACCCTCTTAGTGTCTCTGAGTGACATAAATGACAATGCTCCAGCTTTCACACAGTCATTCTACACAGTCTTTGTGAAGGAGAACAATCCCCCTGGTGCTCACATCTTCACAATATCTGCTGCAGACCCAGACATAGCTGAGAATGGTCTGATCACCTATTGGATAGATGAGAAGCTCTGGCCGTTGTCAAGCTACATCTCTGTACATTCAGAGAATGGAAAACTCTATGCATTGCAGTCCTTGGACTATGAGGAGTTGAAACTGCTGGAGTTCCAGGTGAGAGCCAAGGATACTGGACTTCCCTCCTTATGTGGCAATGCAACTGTTCAAGTCTttgtaatggatgagaatgacAATGCACCTGTTGTGTCAAGATCATCAGAAGAGAACCTGATTCTTCTAGTGGTCCCTGTGATGCCTGGGCATGTTGTAGGCAAGATCCATGCCTTGGATGCGGATTCTGGATACAATGCATGGCTAAGGTATGAACTGGTTGAAGAAAGCAATAGTCTATGGACTGTGGGGCAGTATAGTGGTGAGGTGAGTACGAAATATTCTCTGGATGATTCAGAAGGCAGCAAAATCCACAGTGTGTTGGTTCTTGTGAAGGATCATGGAAAACCTCAACTGTCAGCCACAGCCACCTTGAGTGTTTCACTTGTGACAAGTGGTCAAACAATCAAAACGGATATTAATCTTCAAAGATCAGGGGAGAGCTTTGTTCCCCTGGTGGACTCGATCAACGTCTATCTGATCATTGCCATCTGCTCTGTTTCCAGCCTCTTCCTCCTGGCCACACTCATCTATGTGGCCCTGCGTTGCCATTGTAAGATAAAGGAACCAATGGTTTATGGCCCTGGCATGGCCACCCTGGTCTGTGCCAGTGAGGTGGGCAGCTGGTCCTATTCCAATCGGCACAGCCATATACTGGCAGGTGTGAGCGCAGAGGCTGGTGCCAAGAGTGATCTCATGATTTTCAGTCCCAATATTCCTGTCTTTGCAGATAATGGGGCACTTATCAATGGGGTGGATGTGCCTCCAGATTTTGCTAAAAAG GTTTAG